From a region of the Phaseolus vulgaris cultivar G19833 chromosome 6, P. vulgaris v2.0, whole genome shotgun sequence genome:
- the LOC137832537 gene encoding leucine-rich repeat receptor protein kinase HPCA1-like: MDQQHKVMILLQLLLFQVLFVASQTDSRDYSGLNSLAESWSSKPQSWVGTDPCSSWDGIRCSNTRITELRLPSLSLRGQLSSAIESLSELVTLDLSYNTGLTGTIPNEIGNLKRLKSLSLVGCGFSGPIPDSIGSLKQLTFLALNSNKFSGTIPRSLGNLTNINWLDLAENELVGTIPVSDNQGRLGLDLLLKAQHFHMGSNNLTGTIPEKLFNSSMILEHVLFDHNQLEGSVPLSISSVGTLEVLRLDKNGLTGAVPANLSKLGKLSEIYLSHNKFNGTLPDFTGMNSLTYVDLSDNTFSASNVPSWVTSLPVLTTVILGQNHLGGTLNLSGHSQSLEQINLENNDITEIDPESNLPSIEIRLANNPICRESGASEKSYCQQPVSNPSFYSTPSNNCSPPPCSSDQIASPNCNCAFPYTGLLISRALSFSNFSDAKYYREIEQSLMDTFRNKSIPVDSVALSNPVRNPTSDNFELNLQVFPSQSDRFNATGILNIAFLLSNQIYKPPEFFSPYYFNGASYEYTAGEPKGSKSSHTGIIVGAVVAVVVFVVLASLAGMYAIRQKRRAERSAGLNPFANWEQNKNSGTAPQLKGGRWFAFDELRKYTNNFSEANTIGSGGYGQVYQGTLPSGELVAIKRAAKESMQGAVEFKTEIELLSRVHHKNLVSLLGFCFEKGEQMLVYEYIPNGTLMDSLSGKSGIWMDWIRRLKVTLGAARGLAYLHELANPPIIHRDIKSSNILLDDHLIAKVADFGLSKLLVDSERGHVTTQVKGTMGYLDPEYYMTQQLTEKSDVYSFGVLMLELATARRPIEQGKYIVREVMRVMDTSKDLYNLHSIIDPTILKTRPKGLEKFVMLGMRCVKEYAAERPTMAEVAKEIESIIELVGLNPNAESATTSETYEEAGKENAQHPYKEEDFSYSGIFPSTRVEPQ, encoded by the exons ATGGACCAACAACATAAAGTGATGATTCTTCTTCAGCTGCTTCTTTTCCAAGTTCTGTTTGTTGCATCACAGACAGACAGTCGAGATT ATTCTGGCCTAAATTCCCTTGCAGAATCCTGGAGTAGCAAGCCACAGAGTTGGGTGGGTACTGATCCTTGCAGTAGCTGGGATGGAATTCGTTGCAGCAATACAAGAATTACCGAATT GAGACTTCCAAGCTTGAGTTTGAGGGGCCAACTGTCTTCAGCAATTGAGTCTTTATCTGAACTAGTTACTCT GGATCTTTCTTACAACACGGGTTTGACAGGAACAATTCCAAATGAAATTGGGAATCTGAAAAGGCTAAAATCCCT ATCATTGGTTGGTTGTGGTTTCTCTGGTCCTATTCCGGATTCAATAGGATCTTTAAAGCAGCTGACCTTTCT AGCATTGAACTCTAACAAGTTCAGTGGAACTATACCACGCTCTCTTGGCAATCTAACAAATATCAATTGGCTTGATCTTGCTGAAAACGAGCTTGTAGGGACCATTCCTGTCTCTGATAACCAAGGACGACTAGGCCTTGACCTGCTCCTTAAGGCACAACACTT TCATATGGGGAGCAATAATCTCACTGGTACAATACCAGAAAAACTTTTCAACTCCAGTATGATTCTAGAACACGT GCTTTTTGACCACAATCAACTAGAGGGTAGTGTTCCTTTATCCATTAGTTCTGTGGGGACATTGGAAGTTCT GCGCTTAGATAAGAATGGATTAACAGGGGCAGTGCCGGCAAACCTAAGCAAACTCGGAAAACTAAGTGAGat CTATTTATCTCACAATAAGTTCAATGGCACTTTGCCCGATTTTACCGGAATGAATAGTCTCACCTACGT GGACTTGAGCGACAATACTTTCAGTGCCTCTAATGTTCCTTCATGGGTTACAAGTCTGCCGGTTCTGACAACAGT GATACTTGGGCAGAACCACCTCGGTGGCACACTAAATCTTAGTGGCCACAGCCAAAGTCTGGAACAAATAAATTTGGAGAATAATGACATAACAGAGATTGACCCAGAAAGCAATCTACCAAGTATCGAAATAAG ACTAGCTAACAACCCAATTTGTCGTGAAAGTGGAGCATCTGAAAAGAGTTACTGCCAACAACCAGTATCAAATCCCTCATTTTATTCAACACCATCAAATAATTGTTCTCCTCCACCTTGCAGTTCCGATCAGATTGCCAGCCCAAATTGTAACTGTGCATTTCCCTATACTGGACTTCTTATATCGAGAGCTCTTAGTTTCTCAAACTTCAGTGACGCAAAGTACTACAGGGAGATTGAGCAGTCTCTGATGGATACTTTCCGAAACAAAAGCATTCCAGTGGATTCAGTTGCTCTTAGTAACCCCGTGAGAAATCCTACTTCTGATAACTTTGAATTGAATCTGCAAGTCTTCCCTTCGCAAAGCGATCGCTTCAATGCAACTGGAATTTTAAATATTGCTTTTCTGCTTAGCAACCAAATTTATAAACCTCCAGAGTTCTTCTCCCCTTACTACTTCAATGGTGCTAGTTATGAATACACAGCAG GTGAACCAAAAGGATCAAAGTCATCACATACCGGGATTATAGTTGGTGCTGTAGTTGCTGTTGTGGTCTTTGTTGTACTAGCATCCCTTGCAGGGATGTATGCCATTCGCCAGAAAAGAAGAGCAGAAAGATCTGCGGGGCTGAACCCTTTTG CCAATTGGGAACAGAATAAGAATAGTGGCACTGCTCCTCAGTTGAAAGGAGGACGATGGTTTGCTTTTGATGAACTAAGGAAATACACCAACAACTTCTCAGAAGCCAATACTATTGGATCTGGAGGCTATGGACAG GTTTACCAAGGAACTCTTCCCTCTGGAGAGTTGGTTGCTATCAAACGGGCTGCAAAAGAATCTATGCAGGGTGCTGTTGAGTTTAAAACCGAGATTGAACTTCTATCAAGGGTCCATCATAAGAATCTCGTTAGTCTTCTGGGTTTCTGTTTTGAGAAGGGTGAACAAATGCTGGTGTATGAGTACATTCCAAATGGCACTTTAATGGATAGTCTCTCAG GAAAGTCTGGGATCTGGATGGATTGGATAAGGAGGCTTAAAGTAACATTAGGTGCAGCCAGGGGTCTGGCCTATCTTCATGAACTTGCTAACCCACCAATCATACACAGGGACATCAAATCTAGCAATATCTTACTTGATGATCACCTCATTGCAAAAGTTGCTGATTTTGGTCTCTCCAAACTTCTTGTTGATAGTGAAAGGGGCCATGTCACTACTCAAGTCAAAGGGACAATG GGATACTTGGATCCTGAATATTATATGACCCAGCAGTTAACTGAAAAGAGTGATGTATATAGCTTTGGAGTGCTAATGCTGGAACTAGCAACAGCAAGAAGGCCAATAGAGCAAGGAAAGTATATTGTAAGAGAAGTGATGAGGGTAATGGACACATCAAAAGATTTATACAACCTTCATTCCATTATAGATCCAACTATATTGAAAACAAGACCAAAAGGTTTAGAAAAGTTTGTGATGTTGGGAATGAGATGTGTCAAAGAATATGCAGCTGAGAGG